One Luteimonas sp. MC1825 DNA segment encodes these proteins:
- a CDS encoding 3-hydroxyacyl-CoA dehydrogenase/enoyl-CoA hydratase family protein has product MSEKLLVRRAAVLGAGVMGAQIAAHLTNAGVDTVLFDLPAKDGDPNGIVTRAIANLGKLSPAPLASKDLATVITPANYELGLQRLKDCDLVIEAIAERMDWKQDLYAKIAPFIADHAVLASNTSGLGINKLADVLPESLRSRFCGVHFFNPPRYMHLAELIPARTTDKAVLQGLETFLTTTLGKGVVYARDTPNFIGNRIGVFSILSTIHHTRESGLGFDEVDALTGPLVGRPKSATYRTSDVVGLDTMAHVIRTMADTLPDDPWHKYFKSPKWLAALVEKGALGQKTGAGIFRKVGKDIMVVDPAAGDYRPADRAAAPEVVEILKTRDPVEKFAKLRASDHPQAKFLWATFRDLFHYSAYHLADIAETARDVDLAIRWGYGWSLGPFETWQAAGWKQVAQWIADDIVAGKAMSDAPLPDWVFDGRDGVHSAEGSYSPGKNARLPRSALPVYKRQRFPDPLLGESFAKGETVFENDGIRMWTDGDDIAVASFKTKMHTVSDQVLDGLQEAVARAERDFAGLVIWQPKEPFSAGADLAGALGLLQAGKVDAFEAMVANFQATSQAIKYSLVPVVAAVRGLALGGGCEFQMHSARTVAHLESYIGLVEAGVGLLPAGGGLKEFAVRASQAAGASGDVFAELKRVFETIAMAKVSASAVEAKELGLLRAGDRVVFNAFELLHVARQEAAALAEAGYRPPMPARQVRVAGDVGIATFKMLLVNMLEGRFISEYDYEIATRIATVLCGGEVDRGAVVDEDWLLRLERQHFVELAQQDKTQARIAHMLKTGKPLRN; this is encoded by the coding sequence ATGTCCGAGAAATTGCTTGTGCGCAGGGCCGCGGTACTCGGGGCCGGGGTAATGGGGGCGCAGATCGCGGCCCACCTGACCAATGCCGGCGTCGACACGGTGCTGTTCGACCTCCCGGCCAAGGATGGCGACCCCAACGGCATCGTCACCAGGGCCATCGCCAATCTCGGCAAGCTGAGCCCGGCCCCGCTGGCGTCGAAGGACCTGGCCACGGTGATCACCCCGGCCAATTACGAGCTCGGCCTGCAGCGCCTCAAGGACTGCGACCTGGTGATCGAGGCGATCGCGGAGCGCATGGACTGGAAGCAGGACCTGTACGCGAAGATCGCGCCGTTCATCGCCGACCACGCCGTGCTGGCCAGCAACACCTCGGGCCTGGGCATCAACAAGCTTGCGGACGTGCTGCCGGAATCGCTGCGCAGCCGGTTCTGCGGCGTGCACTTCTTCAATCCGCCGCGCTACATGCACCTGGCCGAGCTGATCCCGGCGCGCACCACCGACAAGGCGGTGCTGCAGGGCCTGGAGACGTTTCTGACCACGACGCTGGGCAAGGGCGTGGTGTATGCCCGCGACACGCCGAACTTCATCGGCAACCGCATCGGCGTGTTCTCGATCCTGTCCACCATCCACCACACCCGCGAGTCCGGCCTCGGTTTCGACGAAGTCGATGCCCTCACCGGGCCGCTGGTGGGACGCCCGAAGTCGGCGACCTACCGCACCTCTGATGTCGTCGGCCTGGACACCATGGCCCACGTCATCAGGACCATGGCCGATACCCTGCCCGACGATCCCTGGCACAAGTACTTCAAGTCGCCAAAGTGGCTCGCGGCGCTGGTCGAGAAGGGCGCGCTGGGCCAGAAGACCGGTGCGGGCATTTTCCGCAAGGTGGGCAAGGACATCATGGTGGTCGACCCCGCAGCGGGTGATTACCGCCCTGCCGACCGCGCGGCGGCGCCTGAAGTGGTCGAGATCCTGAAGACGCGCGACCCCGTTGAAAAATTCGCGAAGCTGCGCGCCAGCGACCACCCGCAGGCGAAGTTCCTCTGGGCCACGTTCCGCGACCTCTTCCATTACAGCGCCTATCACCTGGCCGACATCGCCGAGACCGCGCGCGACGTCGACCTGGCGATCCGCTGGGGCTACGGCTGGTCGCTGGGTCCGTTCGAGACCTGGCAGGCGGCCGGCTGGAAGCAGGTCGCGCAGTGGATCGCCGACGACATCGTCGCCGGCAAGGCGATGAGCGACGCTCCCCTGCCCGACTGGGTGTTCGACGGCCGCGACGGCGTGCATTCGGCCGAGGGCAGCTACAGCCCCGGCAAGAACGCACGCCTGCCGCGCTCCGCGCTGCCGGTCTACAAGCGCCAGCGCTTCCCGGATCCGCTGCTGGGCGAGTCGTTTGCCAAGGGCGAAACTGTGTTCGAGAACGACGGCATCCGCATGTGGACCGACGGCGACGACATCGCCGTGGCGTCGTTCAAGACCAAGATGCATACGGTGTCCGACCAGGTGCTGGACGGCCTGCAGGAGGCGGTGGCCCGCGCCGAGCGCGATTTCGCCGGGCTGGTGATCTGGCAGCCGAAAGAGCCCTTCTCGGCCGGTGCCGACCTCGCCGGTGCGCTCGGGCTGCTGCAGGCAGGCAAGGTGGACGCGTTCGAGGCGATGGTGGCGAACTTCCAGGCCACCAGCCAGGCGATCAAGTATTCGCTGGTGCCGGTGGTGGCCGCGGTGCGCGGCCTGGCGCTGGGCGGAGGCTGCGAGTTCCAGATGCACAGTGCCCGCACCGTCGCCCACCTCGAGAGCTACATCGGGCTGGTCGAGGCCGGCGTCGGCCTGCTGCCGGCCGGCGGCGGACTGAAGGAGTTCGCGGTCCGCGCCTCGCAGGCCGCCGGAGCCAGCGGTGACGTGTTCGCCGAGCTCAAGCGCGTGTTCGAGACCATCGCGATGGCCAAGGTGTCGGCCTCGGCGGTCGAGGCCAAGGAGCTGGGCCTCCTGCGCGCCGGTGACCGGGTGGTGTTCAACGCCTTCGAGCTGCTGCACGTGGCGCGCCAGGAAGCCGCCGCGCTCGCCGAGGCGGGCTATCGCCCGCCCATGCCCGCACGCCAGGTGCGTGTTGCCGGCGACGTCGGCATCGCCACATTCAAGATGCTGCTGGTCAACATGCTGGAGGGTCGTTTCATCAGCGAGTACGACTACGAGATCGCGACCCGCATCGCCACCGTGCTCTGCGGCGGCGAGGTCGATCGTGGCGCAGTCGTCGACGAGGACTGGCTGTTGCGCCTGGAGCGCCAGCACTTCGTGGAACTCGCGCAGCAGGACAAGACCCAGGCGCGCATCGCGCACATGCTCAAGACCGGCAAGCCGCTGCGCAACTGA
- a CDS encoding TetR family transcriptional regulator gives MATTQFSTKDRILGAAEELFALHGFGGTSLRQVTSRADVNIAAVNYHFGSKENLINEVFRRRMDEMSRRRLELLGEAREASPGALEPLLAAFIEPALALARDRQGGVAFIRVIARAYAEKNDGLRKFLSEQYGHVLREFAKAIAECVPQLDKEQLYWRLDFLAGALTYAMSEFGLIKRPANVSEVAHRKRAAEELIRFAAAGLKS, from the coding sequence ATGGCCACCACCCAGTTTTCGACCAAGGACAGGATCCTCGGCGCCGCAGAGGAGCTGTTCGCCCTGCATGGCTTCGGCGGCACGTCGCTGCGCCAGGTCACCAGCCGCGCGGACGTCAACATCGCCGCGGTCAATTACCACTTCGGCAGCAAGGAGAACCTCATCAACGAGGTCTTCCGCCGCCGCATGGACGAGATGAGCCGGCGCCGGCTTGAACTGCTCGGCGAGGCGCGCGAGGCCTCACCCGGCGCCCTGGAGCCCCTGCTGGCGGCATTCATCGAGCCCGCGCTGGCGCTGGCACGTGACCGCCAGGGTGGCGTGGCCTTCATCCGCGTGATCGCCCGCGCCTACGCCGAGAAGAATGACGGCCTGCGCAAGTTCCTGTCCGAACAGTACGGCCACGTGCTGCGCGAGTTTGCCAAGGCGATCGCCGAGTGCGTGCCGCAGCTGGACAAGGAGCAGCTTTACTGGCGCCTGGATTTCCTGGCGGGCGCGCTCACCTATGCCATGTCCGAGTTCGGCCTGATCAAGCGCCCGGCGAACGTCAGCGAGGTGGCGCACCGCAAGCGTGCGGCCGAGGAGCTGATCCGGTTCGCGGCCGCCGGCCTGAAGAGCTGA
- the ndk gene encoding nucleoside-diphosphate kinase has protein sequence MALERTLSIIKPDAVAKNVIGEIYARFEKAGLKIAAAKMKQLSRAEAEGFYAVHRERPFFNALVEFMISGPVMVQVLEGEGAVLKHRDLMGATNPKDAAAGTIRADFADSIDANAVHGSDAAETAAVEIAYFFPSTDVYVR, from the coding sequence ATGGCGCTGGAGCGCACCCTGTCCATCATCAAGCCCGATGCCGTCGCCAAGAACGTCATCGGCGAGATCTATGCCCGCTTCGAGAAGGCCGGCCTCAAGATCGCCGCCGCGAAAATGAAGCAGCTGTCGCGCGCGGAGGCCGAAGGCTTCTACGCCGTGCACCGCGAGCGTCCGTTCTTCAACGCCCTTGTCGAGTTCATGATCAGCGGCCCGGTGATGGTCCAGGTCCTGGAAGGCGAGGGCGCCGTGCTCAAGCACCGCGACCTGATGGGTGCGACCAACCCGAAGGATGCCGCCGCCGGCACGATCCGCGCCGACTTCGCCGATTCCATCGACGCCAATGCCGTGCACGGTTCCGACGCGGCCGAGACCGCCGCCGTCGAGATCGCGTACTTCTTCCCGTCGACCGACGTTTACGTTCGTTGA